DNA from Larimichthys crocea isolate SSNF chromosome XIII, L_crocea_2.0, whole genome shotgun sequence:
GAGAACCACCGGCTTAAACCTCCTATTAGAATAGCAGACAAAGTGGCATTGCAGCAAGAGTACACAGTGAAAGCAGCTATAAGCAGCTATAACCATGCGCAGTCTATGAAGAGATGAATGGAATCAAACAATGTTGAACTGGCAGATGGAGGCCTTCTCCTCGCGACAGTTCTCGTCAAACCACTTCCCACGGGAGGTCCCAGAGAGAATGGCGCAGTTCTGGGAGTGACCTCCATCTGGCTGAGGGGACCTGCTGTTGGACGTGTCCCAGTTCTTGTATGTAATGCTGGTTCCGGTCTGGTCAGCCCAGGAGCCCTCGGTTATCATGTCGTTAATGCCCAGCCAGACCTGCTCATCTGGGCCGATGCTGTGGTGGATGTAGTCTTTGAGCTGGTCGTTCTCATTGCTGGATGTGGGCGTACTGAGGACACCACCCAGGTTGTTACAGTCTTCGCTGGCAGCGTGATAGTGTTTTTTCACAGGGTCAGCCAAGTAACACTTGCTGTGGATCTTGATGCCtttcaaacagactgaaaaGGCAAATAAAAGCAGGGCATATGGTTAGATAGACCTCAATAGAACTGTACTGAAGATGTTTAGATTTGCAGGAACAACTGGATATCATTTTGTGTTCCAAGCAAGAGGTCAGACAGTGGTACACCATGTGTTGTCCAGATTAAACCTTCAGGTTCAAAGACTACACATGTATCccatctgtctttatttttaagagAAGACTACCACAGACTGTTGACTCTAAATTTAACACATCTTTGGTGCCATAAACAATATAGTTTATGTCATCTATCAATAATTTCACCCAGCTGCACCTCGAAACATTTACATTGTAACATGCCACAGTGTCCACCTCCTCAGCTGATCATCAAGGAGGTACAGCCACAGAATTGTGTGTCTAAAGCTGAAAGAATTTCATCTTGTTTAAGGCTAATTTATAAGTTTaactctgattctgattttatcTGAGCCACAGTTTGATTAGCCTATTAGGGAGCCCCTATTGACCCCTCCACCTGTCGCCTGGACCCAGGCCTTCTGTCTTTCAGTGACTGCATGgtaatttcattaaaacaacTTAGCTTAACCAGAGCACAATATAAACCAGATCCTTGCTTTCTGGGCCCttcagttgtaaaaaaaaaatcttcttaaaACTCAGTTTTACCTTCTGCCAATTAAAATTCAattactgaaatgaaataattatatGATTGGTCACTCTTTCTTTAAACAGAGTTAACTTAGCTGAAGTGATGCTGTaatgccatctagtggtgtagttgctccacaaacatgacagacttCATAGAAGAGGACCATGGATGTATTATCAGGCCTGGATAAGGTGTCACTGCTTCCAGTTTAGTTAAGTGGCCACTCATGGTATTGCAACAACACGTTTCACTGTGGCCcaaaatcattttcttcataTGTCTCCATAAACAAAGTGGATTAtgtctctttctattttttgaTGCATGAcggttttatatttgtaaaacttTCTAAGTGATTTAAACACCCATGATGCCCAATATCCAGTTCTATAATCCATGCATGTTGAGGACCCACAGCGTCTGTTGACATAAAAgcctcattctaaggtaacaaaaacataaagattattatttttagctgATTACACACCTATGATGGCAGAgttatagatattatattccatttctgccatctTATGCAAATGGAGCctaactggacctttaagtctaGATTTGGACGCACAaaattacataataatatataacacacaTCAGTTGATTGAAAAAACTTTTGTTCCCAGTTCCCAGATGGCAACAGAGCTTTGTTCAGAGACTTATGACAGAACATAAACAAGATCAAATTTGACCCGGCCGTTCAGAAGAGGAGCTTACCTGTCTGCAGGGCTTGTTGTTCCTTCAGTAGGTTGAGCTCCTGGACAATGTTGTCGATCTGTTTCTGTAGCTGCTCAACAGCAGCAtcctttgttgtttctgttacCAACAACACCAGACACAAGATTCATACATAGGTATTTGTGCATGCTGAtctgacaaataataaaatactttctTGGTTAAAAGCACATGATTATAAAGAAAGCATgctgtttaaagaaaaatgagaaaattcaATTTGATAACAATATATCAAACTCataacagaaatataatattcagataATTTGTCCTTCCTCTTGCAGATTGTGATGTTTTCTACCTTTTTTCACTACCCTCTTCTTCAGTGGATTCTGCTCAAGTGAGCAGTTTACCAGCAGTAGTATTCCCAGCAGCACAGACACTCCTTTGAACGCCATGATTAGACCTGTTGAATGAGGCTGCTATGACGTGGATGCTTGCAATTTATCCATccctttctcactctctcactcactcactcactcaccctccctccctctccctctcccactcCAAGCAAGGAAAAATACTAAAGTCCAAAGCCATTTGCAGGAATAACAGTCCGACCTcagtagtttgtgtgtgtgtgtgtcccatcTGGTTCCAGAAGCTTCACATGGAAGGCCAGTAGGAACCAGAGCCTGGAAAGCAGGTGGAGACTGGCAGACAGAGCGAGACAgtgagaaagaaataaacaaacattgatTCAACTGTTGCATAAAATCCTAAATAACTTGGTTAGTTTGTTTCTTGGCCCAAAAGATTAATATTGAAATCAAAGGGACAGAGTGAGACTTTCTTTCCAATGATGCTGGCCAAAAGGTGTTCTGGAAGTACCTAGGTATGGCCTCATTGGGAAAAACTGATGTTTCTGGCAGCAGTGAGACACTTTGAACTTTGAATTTGCCTGTTTATGTACCTGCTTCATCCcttattttaaattctgtaGAATTTTATGAATCAgtctctccatttttttttgttgttgcaaaaTCTCCAGGCGTAAGTGGGAGTTTGTTTTGGACCTGCCTGCACTCAGCCAACACACACGCCCACAACAGTCTGAGGGAAGAGTGGAACTGATCCAGAGTCACATCTGGACTTTCTGTAAGACTTCCATTTTACATAATCCTCCACTGACACgtggcaaaaacaaaaggacGCAGAGAGACTGTGCATTTCTGTCCTGATGGTACAGCAACCATTTCACATCTTTTGactattgatttatttatcaaaaataaTGAACTCAAGCGAGTGTATGCTTGGTGACAATTATGCTCTTCAGCAACATTATTCATATATAATATCCTATTATTCTCAAAAAATGTatctcaaaaacattttatttaatttatatttacatgtccagagttgattttatttgtaacTATAAGGCAGTTATCCACAGTGTTTCCGAAGACGGTCTGTTTTTATGTAAGCAAGTGTTTGCTTTACAtcaagttattttctgatttaacaTGAACCTGGACAGTAATATGTTAATACATACAACACTGATCAAAGATAATCAGTTAAATTCATTCAGAGTCTCTTCACATCAAGGCAGTCATGAGTGTGTCAAAAAGTCAGAATTAAAGGATTATCTCAATTTAATCACACGTCTCCAAGTAAAACACTGTACAACACAGAATTTGTACAAAAAGTTTAATTATAAAATTCTGTATACATGTACATTCATACTGTAGATACAGTAACTGATCTTAACCAAGGAAGCCGACTTTCTGATGCTTCTTCCCCAaactctcctcctgctgcagcagcttcatgAGCGGAGCATGAAGAGCCTTCCCAACCCGTTTACCTGcctggaaacaacaacaatactttAGTACCTTTCTGCTGTACAGTATTATGCAGACAtaatcatatttaaacattgtattataataaaatagtcactatgtcttgttttatctgatttatttaatcCGAACAAAATTGAAAACAAGTCACATTCTGCTAATGTTTCATCTGAGGCAAGAGAAGGAGGACCGGACCCACCTCTGTCATTTCGAAGATGCTCTCTGGGTCCAGGCTGCCTCCGCCCACCTTCCTTGTGCAGGTGACCGTGCCTTTATGTGTGACGGAGATGATCAGGCTTGCCACAGAGCATGCCTTCTCCTGTAGAGTCGCGTCCACTACGTGTCGATGACCcacctgcaggaaaacagacagCTCAGTGTATGTGTACGTGCTTCACTGTTACTGTGATCACTGGTTTAAAGTGAGCTTACCTTGCACAATGTCACTATACAAGGAACGTTTTCTACGTTAAGTCTCATACAGTCATACGGGTCATCTGACAGCTCaatttccttccctccttcatcATCAGCTGATATATGCACTCTAGGAATCCTGCCAGTAAGAAAATCAGTGTGACTGTAAGCTTTCATCTTACTGAAAGACCCAAACAAACACCAGTCTAACCAAGTGTTAGACTGGTTAGACTTACTTTGTGTTGAAGAGAGCTGCTTTTATAGCTACTGAGATGGCGTCATACAGGTTTCCGTCACACTGCAGGAGCTGTGGAAACATATCAATGTAAAATTTAATGAGGACTGTGGAACTAAATGTAGAGAACCAAAATAAGCAGTCATTACCAAAAGTGAAAGACATTATCGGAAGCTACTCCTCACCAGCACGTCCACATAGAGGACCCAGCAGTGTTCTCCTGTACTGATACAGAGGCTCTTCAGGTCTacgctgtgtttgttgttgaacACTTTGTAGAGAGTGTTACTCAGCTCAGTCCCCAGCTCCTCGCCTCCTCTACCCTCAAACTCAGGGGTTGCATTGGCTGAACTagtgacaaaagaagaaaacgaGACGATAAACTTGTGAATGTTCAGTCTGAGGTGTTTTCCACAATCACCAGGATGTGTAGGTGATGTATCTGAGAGGAAACAGATGATACAACACTACCTCCTAGTGGCACAGTATTCATCGAAACATGAACAAAACCTACTAAGAAGAGAAAGTGTCTTCATTTGTGTGATCAAAAATGGTcactttgagatttgatttcaaatcaaaatatttattagtCATTTTGATACAACAACAATAGACATTTGTCTACAGCTTTAAATGAATTGATCTGAGTGCAGTCTCCACATCTCCGTGCCTCTATAAAGAAGCTGTTAAAGTCACAGAATATGACAATACACATTTGTTCATCATTACAGATTTTGCTATACTGTTCTCACTGTGTGCAGTGCTGCGATTGTTGAAACACTGTGATGAAACATCCTGATCAGACAGGGATTCAGTTTGCAGGGTTAGCCAATAACAGACATTAGTGGCTGCATCTATACAGACCGCAACACCAACCATTTCCTCCCATTGTGGAATCGTAATAGCACAAatagtaaatacattttatactttttgaTTTGGATACTGAAATAAAATGGCGGACAGCGAGTATAGTGTATACATATTTTGGACATAGATGATTatgtgattgttttatttttttcctgaaaattCATTACATCATAATATGTACTGATACTATGATAGAGAATTACTTAAGGCATAATGTagaatttatttttcacatcatcTCTTATAACATGGTCAGCAGAATGTCTTTTTACCTCCTTGTTTTCAATCAGTCTCCATTTATGAAAGTTATTAAACACCATACATACCAGTCAACGAAGAACTCCAAGTAACCTTCGTCTGGCACCATGGGCCTTGGCTTTCCAATTTCAGCCTTAATCCCGACAAGAACTGCAGTGTGTccctgaaagagagacaaaacacaacatcagaAAATCTGCAAGAGAGCCATCTGTTAAACTCCTGAAGTCTGCAGACAATACGATGGTGACGAGTCTGCATACAGGCGGCTGAACACACTCAAACTGTGAAGATGACAGTGGACTTCAAGAGGAGCTCCCCAACCCTGCTGACAATCACCATAATCAACAACAATGTATCAGCTGTGGAAACATTCAAGTTTGTAGGATCCATAATCTCCAATCAGGAGCTGCTGATCCAGCTCTACAGCGCCATGGACAGTCGCTGCTCAGTTCTCTGTTTATCCGTCACTGAGCcaggactgcagagaaaatcaGTGGTGCCAACCTGCCGAACATTCAGGACTTCTACAACATCACACCTTGGTCACAAATCTTTTCAACTTCTACCCTCTAGGAGGCACTACAGAACATTTATAAGCCAAAACAACCAGACACAAGAACACAGGATACTTCTCACAGGACACAGT
Protein-coding regions in this window:
- the LOC104922534 gene encoding tetranectin; the encoded protein is MAFKGVSVLLGILLLVNCSLEQNPLKKRVVKKETTKDAAVEQLQKQIDNIVQELNLLKEQQALQTVCLKGIKIHSKCYLADPVKKHYHAASEDCNNLGGVLSTPTSSNENDQLKDYIHHSIGPDEQVWLGINDMITEGSWADQTGTSITYKNWDTSNSRSPQPDGGHSQNCAILSGTSRGKWFDENCREEKASICQFNIV
- the exosc7 gene encoding exosome complex component RRP42, translated to MAAVQVSEAEKVYILHGIRDDLRVDGRGCEDYRHMEIETDVVSNTDGSAKVTLGHTAVLVGIKAEIGKPRPMVPDEGYLEFFVDCSANATPEFEGRGGEELGTELSNTLYKVFNNKHSVDLKSLCISTGEHCWVLYVDVLLLQCDGNLYDAISVAIKAALFNTKIPRVHISADDEGGKEIELSDDPYDCMRLNVENVPCIVTLCKVGHRHVVDATLQEKACSVASLIISVTHKGTVTCTRKVGGGSLDPESIFEMTEAGKRVGKALHAPLMKLLQQEESLGKKHQKVGFLG